The sequence below is a genomic window from Agrobacterium tumefaciens.
TTACAAACACCGAGCTGGTTCTGACACGCGTGATGAACATGAAGGAAGTCCGCTCGTACGGCTCTCCTGACGGAAATGGGGATGTTCATGTGTTTGAAATGGGCGAAGGCGGCCCGTCGGCAGAACTACACGTCGCCGTCCAGGCTGGGTTGCCAGCCGCTGGACAAGGTGCTGGCGCCGTCCACCACGTAGCATTCCGAACGCCAGATGAGACGCAACTGAAAGCTTGGACGGAGCGGCTGAACTCCGTTCGGCTGCCATCGTCTGGGGAAGTCGAGCGGTTTTATTTTAAGTCGCTATATTTTCGTGAGCCGAACGGCGTGCTGTTCGAGATCGCAACAGACGGCCCCGGCTTTGCGGTCGATGAACCACTTGAGACCCTTGGCGAAAGTCTGTCTCTTCCACCATTCCTCGAACACAAGCGCCAGCAGATCGAAGCAAGACTGAAGTCGCTTATCTGAGCGGCCTCGGGATAATTCCAGACTTCCAGAGGGAACCAATGAAATGTCCAAGATCCTCGTCCTCTGTTTCGTCCCACGGCCAAATCGAAACCACGGCTTATGCCGCCGCAGAAGGTGCGAAGTCGGAACGCGCCGATGTTATCGTCAAGCGCGTTCCCGAGCTAGTTCCGGATGATGTTGCCAATTCCTCTTACTTCAAGATGGACCAGCTAGCTTCCATCGCGACTGCAGAAAAGCTTGCGGAGTACAATGCGATCATCGTCGGCGCGGGTACGCGGTTCGGTACTGTCGCCGCGCAGATGCGCAACTACCATAATTAATGGCGATGAATCACGCCAGCCATCGGAAGTCGAACTCGAAGGTGCTCGGTTCCAAGGCGCGCATGTCGCGAGGATCACGGCCAATCTCCCGGTGGCCTTAATCATGGCGAACTCTTTCTCTCGGAGAACACAATGGAGCAGCAGATCGCCTTCTACAGACCCTTTGCCCTATCCGCGATGCGGATTTCGCTCGGGCTGGTTATCTTTTCGTTTGGAACAGCGAAGATTTTCAGCTTCCATTCTGGTCAGTTTACGCCTCCGCCGGGATCACTCCCTTGGCTCGCGGGACTGATCGAGCTGATAGTCGGGTTCTTTTTTGTGATCGGTTTTCAAACCCGGATCAAAGTATTTGTCCTCAGCGGTCAAATGCCGGTTGCCTACAGCATGGCCCATCTTCCGATGAGCTTTTTCCCAACGGAAAACGCTGGATATGCTGCGGCAGTTTTTGCCTTTGTATTCTTCTATTTTGTGTTTGCCGGTGCGCCGAAGTTTTCAACCACGAAATCAAGGAAGCTTCTCAATTTCGGCGTCAACCGCCGATCCGGCGCATAGAGGACATGCAAAGGCCGTGTCGGCACATGGTAATCTCGCAGGAGCGCAACCAACTGGCCGTTGTCGAGATAGTCGCGCACAAGTTCCAGTGGCTGCAACATAATTCCCAGGCCTTCCAAAGCCGCGCAAAGGAGAGGCTCCCCATGATCTGCCACAAGCCGACTTGTGACGGGGATGATTTGTCGTCCATCTGGGCCATCAAAAGTCCAGTGGGTGCGCAGTTCCGTGTGGGAAAAGCCAAGGCATTCGTGCTGCGCCAGATCCTGCGGCGACGCCAAGGGTGGTGCTTTTTCCAGATATTTGGGCGATGCGCAAAGAGCGAGCTGATAGGGAGAAAGCCGTCTGGCAATCAACCCGCTGTCCGAAAGCTCTCCCACCCGAAACACGGCATCATAGCCCTCGTCGATTAGGTCCACTGCGCGATTGGCCAGTGTCAGCTCAACCGACAATTCGGGGAACATTTTCATGAATTTGGGGAGGAGTGGGGAAAGGGTGCGCATGCCGAAGCTGACAGGGGCGTTGATGCGCAGGCGTCCTGCAGGCACTGCGCGTGTTTCTTCCGCCATGCTTTCCGCCGTCTCGACCTCTGCCAGGATGATTTTCACGCGCTCATAGAAGACCCGGCCGAAATCGGTCAGACTCTGTCTACGCGTCGAGCGATGGAGAAGCTGGACACCCAGGTGCTGCTCAAGCTTCTGGACATGTTTGCCGACAAGCTGAGATGACATCTGCAATGCTTCGGCCGCGGCGCTGAATGAGCCGCAGTCCACGGCTCTGACAAACACTTCCATTCCCGTAAGACGATCCATTCAAAACATTCCGTTTCAAGTGATGCGATGATCGTGCGATTTATCTGTCTTTGTTTCAGAGGCAAAGTGTCTTTAGTCGAAAAGAGAGGATATGGAAATGAAAGTCGCAGTCATTGGAACAGGGAACATGGGCTCTGGATTTGCCCGGGCATTTGCTGCTCGAGGCGTTGATGTCGTCATGGGTCACCGGGATCCGGCCAAGGCCGCATCACTTGCCGCCGAAATCGGCTCGCATGTTGAAGGCGGGGGTATTGCCGCTGCTATAAAGCTTGCGGATGTTGTTTTGTTGGCCCTGCCGTACCAGGCCGTCGCTCCAGTTCTGGCAGAAGCCGGGGACCTGAAGGGCAAAATCCTGATCGACATCACCAACCCGATCACTGCCGACTACAAGGAATTGCTCTTGGGTCACACAACTTCCGCTTCCGAGGAAATTCAGAAGCTCGCAGGTGGTGCCCATGTCGTGAAAGCATTTAACACGATATTTGCGGGCCTGATTTCGCCGGAGGCCCGGACGGGCAAGACGCTGCAAGTGTTTGTGGCCGGCGATGATGAGGACGCAACGGCGAAGGTGCGCAAATTGGCTGAGACGTTGTCGTTCGAGCCTATTAATGCCGGCCCGTTGAGCAACAGCCGCTTTCTAGAACCGATAGGAGAGATGAACATCCACTTCGGCTTTTTCCTCGGTATGGGCCCGACGGTAGCGCCTGCCTGGGTTCGCGTTTGACAGAAGATGCCTGATGGAAAGCAATTTTGCGGTCCATCAGGCATCCAGCCTAAGCAAATTATCGTGGAACTGCGCTTAACTTACGTCGTGGCTGCGATACGCAACTGGAGGAACACAATGAATTTCGTACGTACAGTGCCACTCGCCATCGGAATGCTTTTTGCGGCCGAAGGCCACTCAGCAGGAACTTCTGCATCACCCGCCGTTGGCGACTTCACTCTTTCGGGTGTTTCGCTCGAACAGTCGAGCTACAAGGGTGAACCAGCCTTCAGGATGGCGATGCCATCTGAGGCTATCCAAGACCCGCAGAAGGAAAAGCTTTCGGACCGGGACTTCATGGCATGGCTGCCTCAAGATTTTGGTGATGGCGTCATCGAGATCGAAGTGGCAAGTGAACTGGTTGAGAATGCTCCAGCATACGCACGTGGGTTTATCGGCCTTACTTTCCGTATCGACAAGGACGGCCGCTTTGAAAGCATCTACCTGCGCCCGACGAACAGTACCGCGGACGATCAGGTGCGGCGCAACCACAGTGTGCAGTATGTAGCATACCCAGACTATCGTTTCGACAGGCTGAGGCAGGAATCACCTGAAAAATACGAGAGCTACGCGGAGCTTGACCTAGAACGATGGATCCATATGAAGATCCTCGTATCCGGAGAAAGGGCAGAACTCTATCTCGACGGTAGTGAACGACCTGCTTTGATTGTCAGCGATCTAAAACTGGGAGCTGGTCAACGAGGCGGTGTGGGCGTCTGGCTGGAATCCGGCACGCTGGCCTATTTCCGAAACCTGAAGGTAACCCCTGCTCCTTGAAAAAAATTGGACGGGCCAAGGGCCCGTCATGTTACGGCAATGCGGAAAGCTCAGCCTACACCTGATGATCTCTATCAGGTGTAGGCCTATGAAGTTCGCAAGCAACATTGTCCGTCTTTTTCTACGATATCTCTATCCGATCATCGTTCTTGCCATTCTAGTGGCTGGGCCTTTAAGTATTTTGCTGCTCAGGTGACATGCGGGATGCGGACGAAAACTTGGACCACCAGGAGGTAGTTCATGTATTCCCATACAGACAGAATTCGCGCGGTCGAGCTGTACATTAAGCTCGACAAGCGGGTTTAGGATCGGCGACACGATCAAACGCTTCATAGCATGGCGCAAAGCCACGGGCCTGAATCCGAAGACCAGTTTGACTTTCAACATCTTCCATTCCAATCCACGTGTGACGTCTCCGGACGAGTATCGGCTGGACCTTTGTGTCAGCACTGATCAGCCGATCAAGACGAACGAAGAGCATATTGAGGCGGGCATGATCCCCGGCGGCCGTTGCGCCGTGCTGAAAGTCGCCGACAATACTGATGATCTGGAGCCTGCCGCGCTTTACCTCTGTCGCGATTGGCTGCCGGCCAGTGGCGAGGAAGCGAGGGATTTCCCCCTGTATTGCCAGTACCTCATCTTCTTTCCGGAAGCACCTGAACATGCGGCAGTGGCAGAGCTCTTCCTGCACCAGAAATAGCGAACCTCTGTGGCGGCTTGTCCGTTTCCGTCCACGGCGGCGGACAAGCAGCTTTCAACCCAAATCTCCCGATCCGGCTCAACAGCGCGTTCGCTGAGCGTGGGCATTCCATCAGGCGATATTATAGCGGCCTTCACCGGATGGCTACTCCGCAACAACAGAAAATGATGGTGTGGAACGGCCCTTCGCACCGCATCGAGGATGGCCGCGTAAATCAAACCAAACGGTCTCCGATAAACCCGGGGCGGTTCAGTTCAATTGAAATGATTTTATTCGAATTGATGCAGCAGAAAAGGCCGGACAATGTCCGACCTTACGCGGTTTTAGATTCTGCCGGAAGTTCCTAGAGGGTTTTCCCGGTCTTACGTCCGATCAAGCCAATGATGCCATCTCTGAACATCAACACACATACGACAAATACGACACCCTGAATTACGGTCACCCAAGCGCCGAATGGGGCGAGGTAGTTTGCCATTGCGGTGATTATAAATGATCCAACAATTGGCCCAAAGATCGTCCCCATGCCACCAACCAGTGTCATCAGTACGACTTCACCTGACATGGACCAGTGTACGTCTGTTAGGGACGCCAGTTGGAACACGATGGCTTTGGTAGCGCCTGCAACACCAGTTAACGTTGCCGAGAGCACAAACACCGCGAGTTTGTACCTGTTGATGTCATAACCCAGCGAGGTAGCGCGCACCTCGTTTTCCCGAATTGCCTTGAGAGCTTGTCCGAAAGGCGAGTGGATAATTCTGTAGATCAGTGCGAGCGTCGACAAAAAGATCAGCGCTACGACAACGTAGAGCGTGCTGTCACTCGCGAGATCGATAAAGCCGAACATCTTGCCTCGTGGTACAGCTTGGATTCCGTCTTCGCCGCCAGTGAAGGGGGCCTGTACACACACAAAATACACAAGTTGCGCCAATGCGAGGGTGATCATGGCGAAGTAGATACCTTGCCGTCTGATCGCCAGGGATCCTGCTACGAAGCCTAATATCGCTGAAACAATAGCACCGAAGAGAATAGCGAGCTCCGGCGGGAAGCCCCATATCTTGGCAGCATGCGCGCAAGCGTAGCTGGCCATGCCGAAATAAGCAGCGTGACCGAAAGAGAGTAGGCCTCCGTACCCAAGGAGGAGATTGAAAGCCAACGCATAGATGGAGAAACACAGCACCTTCATGACGAAGACCGGGTACAAAAACATCGGCATGACTATCAACGCTAACGTGATGAGCCCGAAGACGATCAGGTGATCTTTGGCGCTACGATCATGTTCCGCGGGCAGGAGAGCACTTACGGTATTTTGCTCGAATTCAGTTTGAACAGTTTGTTTCATTGGAACACCTATCAATCCATATCAGACCGCGCGACCGAAGAGGCCCGCTGGCTTAATGAGCAAGACAATCATCATCACGACGAAAATGACCGTAGAGGATGCCTCGGGGTAGAAAACCTTCGTTAGTCCCTCAAGGAGCCCAAGTGAAAAGCCTGTAATGACCGAACCTAGGATTGATCCCATTCCCCCAATTACCACCACGGCAAACACGACGATGATAAGATCAGCGCCCATATTTGGATTGACGGAGTAGAGCGGGGCTGCAAGCACGCCCGCAAATGCTGCAAGCGCTACACCAAACCCATATGTTATTGTCAGGAGAAGCGGGACATTCACTCCGAAGGCTTGGACAAGCGATGGGTTCTCTGTTGCTGCTCTCAGATAGGATCCGAGCTTCGTTTTCTCGATCACGAGCCAGGTTGCGATACATACCACCAGTGATACGACGATGACCCAACCTCTATAGATTGGAAGGTACATGAACGGCAGGCGGTATCCGCCAGCAAGTTCAGGTGGAACCGCGTAAGGTATACCCGATACGCCATACTCGTTGCGAAACAGTCCCTGAATTATGAGAGAGATCCCAAACGTCAAAAGCAGACCGTACAAGTGATCGAGGTGATACAATCTGGAAATGAACAGCCGTTCGAACAGCACGCCGGTGGCACCAACAATGATCGGTGCCAGAAGGAGAGCCCACCAATATCCCAAGCCCAGGTAATTGAGCAGCATCCATGCGATGAAAGCGCCCATCATGTATTGGGCACCGTGGGTAAAATTGATGATGTTCAGCAATCCAAAAATAATCGCCAAGCCAAGTGAGAGAAGCGCGTAAAATGATCCGTTGATCAACCCTATCAAGAGCTGCCCGAACAACGCGTTCGCAGATATGTCGAAAAATGCGGTCATGTCAGACACCTAGATACGAGTGCAGTTTCTGGATGTTGTTATCCAGTTCAACGTTGAGGATCATGTCGATGACTTTGCCGTGGTCGACGATGAAGTGCCGATCAGCAACAGATTGTGCAAACCGGAAATTCTGCTCCACGAGTATTATCGTGTAACCTTCGAGCTTTAGCTTTTGTAGCATCGCGCCGATCTGTTGAACGATAACGGGAGCCAGCCCCTCGGTTGGCTCATCGAGCACGATCACTTTTGCGCCGGTTCGAAGTACACGTGCGATGGCAAGCATCTGTTGCTCGCCGCCCGACAACTTCGTGCCCTGGCTTTTTGATCTCTCTTTGAGGTTGGGAAACAACTCGTAGATTTGCTCAATCGACATCCCGCCAGCATTGATGCGCGGCGGAAGCATCAAGTTCTCCAGCACCGATAAGCTAGCGAAAATACCGCGCTCCTCGGGGACATATGCCAAACCCATCCTGGCTATATGCCGAGAAGGCGCTTGGACAATCTGCTTGCCGTGAAACTCAATTGAGCCGCGACGCTTGGAGAGAATGCCCATGATCGCTCGGAGCGTGGTTGTTTTTCCTGCTCCGTTTCGTCCCAGCAGTGTGACGACTTCTCCGCGTTTGACGTCAAAGGAAATACCATGCAAAACATGGCTCTCTCCATACCACGCTTCCAGCGCATCGACTTTCAAGCACACTTCGTCAGACTGCGCTTTAGCATTTCTGGAATGCTGCAATAACTCAGACATGACCGGCTCCAATGTAAGCTTCAATCACCTGCGGATCCTGGGAAACGCTTTTGTAGTCGCCTTCGGCCAAGACCTGACCACGTGCCAGCACGGTTATGCGATCTGACAGGTTCGCCACTACAGACAGATTGTGTTCGACCATAAGGATGGTTCGGTTCTTCGAGACTTGTTTGATGAGCGCAGCTGTGCGGTCAACGTCCTCGTGGCTCATTCCAGCCATAGGTTCATCAAGCAGCATCATTTCGGGATCCAGAGCGAGCGTTGTTGCGATCTCAAGCGCTCTCTTGCGGCCGTAGGAAAGCTCTTTTGCTTCTTTGTGAGCGAAGGCGGACAAACCAACGGATGCGACCAATTGATCTGCCTCATCGTTGAGGACGGCAAGAGTTTTATCCGACCGCCAAAAGTCAAAGGAGTCACCGCGTACGCGTCGCTGGAGGGCTACTCTGACATTCTCCCTCGCGGTCAAATTAGGGAATACTGCCGATATTTGGAACGACCTTACTAGGCCGAGCCGCGCGACACGCGAGGGATTGAGCTTCGTAATGTCGTGACCGTTGTATGAAATCCTGCCACTGGTCGGCGTCAGGAATTTTGTAAGCATGTTAAAACAGGTTGTCTTTCCCGCTCCGTTGGGACCGATGAGTGCGTGTATGGTCCCGCGGCGGATGCTGAGATTTACGCCGTTCACGGCGTGAAACCCGCGAAATTGCATGCCAAGGTTCTCAGCGACCAGGATATGATCCGTGCCAGATGTCGTCATGATTGATGCTCGCAAAAAAGAAAGAGCTCAAGCGCCGCCAACTGATCGCTGGCGGGGCTAATGAGGAGATCAATTACCCGTTGATCTTGCAGCTTTCCAACCGTGGGGGCGCTGCGTCTTCGGCATTCACCTTCGCGATGAAGGAGTAGTAGTCCCAAGGTGCTTTCGACTCGTCAGGAGTTTTCACGCGGAAGAGATACAGATCGCGCATTACCCAACCGTCATCTCGAATTTTGGCGTCGTGAGTCATCATGTCGTTGACAGGCAACTCACGCATCGCCTTGGCGACTGCGCTGGACTCTGTCGTGCCCGCCTTCTCAACGCCCTTGATGTAATGACGCACGGCACTATAGACGCCCGCCTGAGCCATCGTTGGCATACGGCCATTCATTTTCTCGCCAAATCGCTTGGACCAAGCTTTGGTCTCGTCGTCGAGGTCGTGGTAGAATGCAGAGGTCAATGTGAGGTTCTGCGCGATTGGCAGACCAATGCTGTGTACGTCCGAGAGGAACGTCTGCATTGAGACAATCTTCTGTCCACCGTCTGCAATGCCGAACTCGGTGGATTGTTTGACGACGTTGATGAAGTCGGAACCGCCACTTACAAAGGCGACTACCTTCGCGCCAGAGCTTTGTG
It includes:
- a CDS encoding DoxX family protein — translated: MEQQIAFYRPFALSAMRISLGLVIFSFGTAKIFSFHSGQFTPPPGSLPWLAGLIELIVGFFFVIGFQTRIKVFVLSGQMPVAYSMAHLPMSFFPTENAGYAAAVFAFVFFYFVFAGAPKFSTTKSRKLLNFGVNRRSGA
- a CDS encoding LysR family transcriptional regulator, whose protein sequence is MDRLTGMEVFVRAVDCGSFSAAAEALQMSSQLVGKHVQKLEQHLGVQLLHRSTRRQSLTDFGRVFYERVKIILAEVETAESMAEETRAVPAGRLRINAPVSFGMRTLSPLLPKFMKMFPELSVELTLANRAVDLIDEGYDAVFRVGELSDSGLIARRLSPYQLALCASPKYLEKAPPLASPQDLAQHECLGFSHTELRTHWTFDGPDGRQIIPVTSRLVADHGEPLLCAALEGLGIMLQPLELVRDYLDNGQLVALLRDYHVPTRPLHVLYAPDRRLTPKLRSFLDFVVENFGAPANTK
- a CDS encoding ABC transporter ATP-binding protein; this encodes MSELLQHSRNAKAQSDEVCLKVDALEAWYGESHVLHGISFDVKRGEVVTLLGRNGAGKTTTLRAIMGILSKRRGSIEFHGKQIVQAPSRHIARMGLAYVPEERGIFASLSVLENLMLPPRINAGGMSIEQIYELFPNLKERSKSQGTKLSGGEQQMLAIARVLRTGAKVIVLDEPTEGLAPVIVQQIGAMLQKLKLEGYTIILVEQNFRFAQSVADRHFIVDHGKVIDMILNVELDNNIQKLHSYLGV
- a CDS encoding branched-chain amino acid ABC transporter permease codes for the protein MKQTVQTEFEQNTVSALLPAEHDRSAKDHLIVFGLITLALIVMPMFLYPVFVMKVLCFSIYALAFNLLLGYGGLLSFGHAAYFGMASYACAHAAKIWGFPPELAILFGAIVSAILGFVAGSLAIRRQGIYFAMITLALAQLVYFVCVQAPFTGGEDGIQAVPRGKMFGFIDLASDSTLYVVVALIFLSTLALIYRIIHSPFGQALKAIRENEVRATSLGYDINRYKLAVFVLSATLTGVAGATKAIVFQLASLTDVHWSMSGEVVLMTLVGGMGTIFGPIVGSFIITAMANYLAPFGAWVTVIQGVVFVVCVLMFRDGIIGLIGRKTGKTL
- a CDS encoding NADPH-dependent F420 reductase; this encodes MKVAVIGTGNMGSGFARAFAARGVDVVMGHRDPAKAASLAAEIGSHVEGGGIAAAIKLADVVLLALPYQAVAPVLAEAGDLKGKILIDITNPITADYKELLLGHTTSASEEIQKLAGGAHVVKAFNTIFAGLISPEARTGKTLQVFVAGDDEDATAKVRKLAETLSFEPINAGPLSNSRFLEPIGEMNIHFGFFLGMGPTVAPAWVRV
- a CDS encoding branched-chain amino acid ABC transporter permease codes for the protein MTAFFDISANALFGQLLIGLINGSFYALLSLGLAIIFGLLNIINFTHGAQYMMGAFIAWMLLNYLGLGYWWALLLAPIIVGATGVLFERLFISRLYHLDHLYGLLLTFGISLIIQGLFRNEYGVSGIPYAVPPELAGGYRLPFMYLPIYRGWVIVVSLVVCIATWLVIEKTKLGSYLRAATENPSLVQAFGVNVPLLLTITYGFGVALAAFAGVLAAPLYSVNPNMGADLIIVVFAVVVIGGMGSILGSVITGFSLGLLEGLTKVFYPEASSTVIFVVMMIVLLIKPAGLFGRAV
- a CDS encoding ABC transporter ATP-binding protein, translating into MTTSGTDHILVAENLGMQFRGFHAVNGVNLSIRRGTIHALIGPNGAGKTTCFNMLTKFLTPTSGRISYNGHDITKLNPSRVARLGLVRSFQISAVFPNLTARENVRVALQRRVRGDSFDFWRSDKTLAVLNDEADQLVASVGLSAFAHKEAKELSYGRKRALEIATTLALDPEMMLLDEPMAGMSHEDVDRTAALIKQVSKNRTILMVEHNLSVVANLSDRITVLARGQVLAEGDYKSVSQDPQVIEAYIGAGHV